One Desmodus rotundus isolate HL8 chromosome 4, HLdesRot8A.1, whole genome shotgun sequence DNA segment encodes these proteins:
- the LOC112321489 gene encoding thymosin beta-10-like — protein MSRSQDFNLTAKAKDCFKKMAGKPDLGEIISFDRAKLKKTEMQEKNTLLTKETIEQEKWSEIS, from the coding sequence ATGAGTAGGAGCCAGGACTTCAATTTGACAGCCAAGGCCAAGGATTGTTTTAAGAAAATGGCAGGCAAACCGGACTTGGGGGAAATCATCAGCTTCGATAGGGCCAAGCTGAAGAAGACGGAGATGCAGGAGAAGAACACCCTGCTGACCAAAGAGACTATTGAGCAGGAGAAGTGGAGTGAAATTTCTTAA